A window of Deinococcus aquaedulcis genomic DNA:
CGACCGGCACCGCCACATACGGCACACTGCGGCGCCCGGCGTCCGGCCGGTGGGGGTCGTGAAAATTGCCGGGGTCGGCAATGCCCAGGTGGCGGCAGAGCAGTTCGGCGTCGGCTTCGTCATTCAGGGCGGCATGCACCTCCGCTGGGGTCCAGGTGAAGGTCAGGCCCTCTACACCGTTCGTATCGGCGTCCTGGGCGCTGTAAAAGCCGCCGCCCGGTGAACGCATCTCGCGCGTCAGGTAGGCCAGGGTGCGCCGCGCGGCGTCCGCGAAAGCCGGATCGCCACTGACCTGAAAGGCCCGCAGCAGCGTGCGGGTCAGCTGCGCGTTGTCGTACAGCATCTTTTCAAAGTGGGGCACCCGCCACTGCCCGTCCACGCTGTAGCGGTGAAACCCGCCGCCCAGTTGATCGTGAATCCCGCCCGCGATCATGCGCCGCAGCGTGTGCAGGGCCATTATGCGGCCGTCCGGGCGGGTCAGCAGGAAGTCCAGCGTGGTGGGGGCCGGGAACTTGGGCGCGCCGCCAAAGCCGCCGTTCGTCTCGTCGAACACCCGGCGCAGGTTGGCCGCCGCGCGCTCCACTTCGTCCGGGCCCACCTCGCTTTCGCCCGCGCGGGGCTGGGTGGCTTCGCGCACATGCTCGGTCAGGGCATGGGCGTTGCCCAGCAGTTTGGGGCGGTCCTCCTGCCACGCCCGCGCCACGCTGGCCATCACGCGCCCAAAGCTGGGCATGCCGTGCCCGTCGCGTGGGGGAAAGTAGGTGCCGGCATAAAAAGGCTCGCCGTCCGGGGTCAGAAAGACGGTCATAGGCCAGCCGCCCTGCCCGGTCATGGCCTGGGTGGCGGCCATGTACACGGCGTCCACGTCGGGGCGCTCCTCACGGTCCACCTTCACGTTCACGAAGTGCGCGTTCATGTAGGCGGCCGTGGTTTCGTCCTCGAAGCTTTCGTGGGCCATCACGTGGCACCAGTGGCAGGTGGCGTAGCCCACCGACAGCAGCACCGGCAGGTCGCGCGCGCGGGCCTCGGCAAAGGCGTCTGGCCCCCAGGGCCACCAGTGCACCGGGTTGTCCGCATGCTGGCGAAGGTACGGACTGCTTTCCTGGGCAAGACGGTTCATGGGGGCAGCGTAGCCTGTGGGGGAGGGGGCCCGGGATGAGGCCACAGGCAGGAGAGGCTTCACGGGAGAGAAGGAAGAGGAGCGGGACGCCTCATGGTTGGAGGGGCCGGACATGGGAGGCGGGCACCCTTTCTGCTCTGGGTAACGCCCGCGACCTCTGGGATTGAGAGGGCTCCCAGGCTCCGGCGCGCCTTCTTCCAGCGAAAGGCAACAGCGGCCTCCCGTCTTCAGCCGCCGCTCTAAGCTCACCCTATGCCGCTGTTCTGCCCACCAGCCACTCCCCTTCGTGTGGGTTTGCGGAGCGCTCTGCTGCTGCTCGCCTTGGGCTCTGTCGCCTCTGCCCAGCGCCTCACGTTGCAGGTGCCGCCCTCGCCCCTGTACCTGAAAGACACCGGGCAGATCACCCTGAGCGCTGTGCTGGAAAACACGGGCCCGCGCCCCGT
This region includes:
- a CDS encoding thioredoxin domain-containing protein; its protein translation is MNRLAQESSPYLRQHADNPVHWWPWGPDAFAEARARDLPVLLSVGYATCHWCHVMAHESFEDETTAAYMNAHFVNVKVDREERPDVDAVYMAATQAMTGQGGWPMTVFLTPDGEPFYAGTYFPPRDGHGMPSFGRVMASVARAWQEDRPKLLGNAHALTEHVREATQPRAGESEVGPDEVERAAANLRRVFDETNGGFGGAPKFPAPTTLDFLLTRPDGRIMALHTLRRMIAGGIHDQLGGGFHRYSVDGQWRVPHFEKMLYDNAQLTRTLLRAFQVSGDPAFADAARRTLAYLTREMRSPGGGFYSAQDADTNGVEGLTFTWTPAEVHAALNDEADAELLCRHLGIADPGNFHDPHRPDAGRRSVPYVAVPVADLAAERGQSEEGLSTHLERLKARLFLLRQGRPQPGTDDKVLTSWNGLALAAFADAARILGEGPYLSIAQRVAGFLHERMRAPEGGLYHVWSGGQARVEGLMEDHALVGLGLVALFQASGEERWLTWARDLWAVCGRDFWEEEAGVFLASGGRAESLLTRPAPGFDSAVLSDNAAGALLGLWMHRYFADETGEARARRVLSAFRGDMLAAAGGFGGLWQAAAFLHAPHTELAILGTPEERAPLEQVAARFSLPFTALALTEPGGTLPVVQGRPGDGTAYLCVNHACDLPTHDPATLERQLQVLG